A section of the Fusarium falciforme chromosome 8, complete sequence genome encodes:
- a CDS encoding Protein kinase domain-containing protein: protein MSAPTECVELGIVGMNGGDDESADVTFEYNRRLITLSLFASPNETQENLEDRIIRLVNEAIFADDEEYNAITDQICDIILDLGRIPFSQIAPLNTTLPNKDLHSLLYPETLNYRLQTVDGKATIFPIDPEESVSVPNTGPNPAVVTEFQAIKTMPRYSSRDVHVQEVLVSGYGTVCKARVGSQTMLCKAHSQGLENPSLERELVAMQKIWDACSGPAVNIRVPHLQGYVTFADSGDIIGLLRDWVLPSSYGSTLRDMDISAVPKELKKKWLDQICETVDKLHELGVVWGDGKVSNVVVDQENNIWLIDFAGGWTEGWVDEELADSVDGDNQAVRNITRFLGVEK from the coding sequence ATGAGTGCCCCAACAGAATGTGTCGAGCTTGGAATCGTTGGCATGAACGGTGGTGACGATGAATCCGCCGACGTCACATTTGAGTACAATCGCAGACTAATCACTTTGTCCCTCTTTGCAAGCCCTAACGAAACCCAAGAGAACCTGGAGGATCGAATAATCCGTCTTGTGAATGAGGCCATCTTTGCTGACGACGAAGAATACAATGCCATCACTGATCAAATCTGCGATATTATTCTGGACCTCGGACGAATCCCTTTCTCGCAGATTGCGCCCTTGAACACCACCTTGCCCAACAAGGATCTTCATTCGCTTCTCTACCCCGAAACTCTCAATTACCGTCTCCAAACCGTCGATGGAAAAGCCACCATATTTCCTATCGATCCAGAGGAGTCGGTTTCCGTCCCCAATACTGGGCCGAACCCTGCGGTTGTGACTGAATTCCAGGCCATCAAAACGATGCCCCGATACTCGTCTAGGGACGTACATGTCCAGGAAGTTCTTGTCAGCGGTTATGGCACCGTATGCAAAGCTCGTGTTGGGTCCCAGACCATGCTCTGTAAGGCTCACAGCCAAGGGCTCGAAAACCCAAGCCTTGAAAGAGAGCTGGTCGCCATGCAGAAAATATGGGATGCTTGCAGCGGCCCTGCTGTGAATATCCGCGTCCCTCACCTTCAAGGATATGTCACATTTGCGGATTCGGGAGATATCATCGGTCTATTACGCGATTGGGTTCTACCCAGCTCCTACGGCAGCACTCTACGAGATATGGATATTTCAGCTGTACCAaaggagctgaagaagaagtGGCTAGATCAGATATGCGAGACGGTAGATAAGTTACATGAGCTTGGTGTAGTTTGGGGCGACGGCAAGGTCTCTAATGTGGTCGTTGATCAAGAGAACAACATCTGGCTTATCGACTTTGCCGGTGGGTGGACTGAAGGATGGGTAGACGAGGAGCTTGCTGATAGCGTGGATGGCGATAACCAGGCTGTAAGAAACATCACAAGATTCTTGGGTGTGGAGAAATAA
- a CDS encoding HpcH-HpaI domain-containing protein, producing MASTQYTNNLLRCVTRKEVCKSFGIKLSTNPQIVQTARHAGFDSLFIDLEHAWLTLAEASNLCNIGHLAGITPFVRVPHQCGNGFVQRVLDGGAMGVIFPHIESADEAKAAVKISKYPPHGCRSMTGAMPLFNMRPTPLNEAIGFGNNSGSTVFAMIESKNAVNNSEEIAAVDGVDVLLVGSFDLSIDLGVGGNWDSKEYRTSMEKVSQVCRKHNKIFGVAGVYDNPTLHEWFINTLGARFMLVQQDLSLIAGGGQRAVRAIPPVRL from the exons ATGGCTTCGACTCAGTACACCAACAACCTCCTCAGATGCGTCACCCGCAAAGAAGTCTGCAAGTCATTTGGTATAAAACTATCAACAAATCCTCAAATCGTTCAAACAGCTCGACATGCCGGTTTTGACTCTCTCTTTATCGATCTCGAACATGCCTGGTTGACGCTTGCTGAGGCAAGCAATCTATGCAACATCGGCCATCTCGCAGGCATTACTCCATTCGTCAGAGTCCCTCATCAATGTGGCAATGGTTTCGTTCAACGGGTGCTTGATGGAGGTGCCATGGGTGTGATATTTCCTCACATTGAAAGCGCAG ACGAAGCAAAGGCAGCCGTGAAAATCTCCAAGTACCCTCCTCATGGATGCCGCTCAATGACAGGCGCCATGCCTCTATTCAACATGCGACCAACACCTCTAAACGAAGCAATTGGGTTTGGCAACAACTCGGGATCAACAGTCTTTGCAATGATCGAGAGCAAAAACGCTGTCAACAACTCTGAAGAAATCGCAGCAGTTGATGGCGTCGACGTCCTTCTAGTTGGATCATTTGACCTGAGCATTGACCTAGGAGTTGGTGGCAACTGGGACAGCAAGGAATACAGAACTTCAATGGAAAAGGTCAGCCAAGTGTGCCGAAAGCACAACAAGATCTTTGGAGTTGCAGGTGTCTATGATAACCCCACACTTCACGAGTGGTTCATCAACACTCTGGGTGCTCGGTTCATGCTTGTTCAGCAAGATCTGTCTTTGATAGCCGGCGGAGGACAGAGAGCTGTTAGAGCCATACCCCCAGTGCGTCTGTGA
- a CDS encoding Zn(2)-C6 fungal-type domain-containing protein, whose product MNHSPPFRASTQAIPQLPSEEEAFRLLETVGFYIGQTQCHYDLRGLTDRIGWLYENMDDPQIHELWYMQVLLVLAIGQIFRAGNGEEGEDLPGTAFFEFAETHLPTASAQYRLGRLAVEVNALMAMYLQMAHRKEEAYLYINTALRLAILHGYHQKDSERNLLRSEKAQINRLWWTIYMQERRLAAANGKPSGIIDSAISIPLPSEAPGFPTGAAIRTNIKIAQVTGQVITILYGTKFKKEQDFVSHAQQIIKSLADIAKEIPSEQSLSLCGNSELALRTSASLHLMLYQATLLTIRPLMLHAAQLILSGQPCDELEGGSLDTLSKTCSEAARRLLEVVIALKRKGILPIFGFFDCDAVFSAAFIMLLTMIFDSACEPSQRLNPTPGLKDAMDMLHYMAEHGNTFARQRFQEVQSVRDHLSATLNSREANTPTSTNQTTAISNPEHQGSDTSVVHSAHPPHEYPHWYPPVWDMSDQWLHPVDLNGELEDLPLGDSFDQYQSLLNDPDWSLTGQDVGDFAELRRYIQRLNS is encoded by the exons ATGAATCATTCTCCACCTTTCAGAGCGTCTACTCAAGCTATTCCACAGCTACCcagtgaagaagaagcctttCGACTCCTCGAGACCGTCGGATTTTATATTGGACAGACGCAGTGTCATTATGACCTTCGAGGCCTAACTGATCGCATTGGGTGGCTGTACGAGAACATGGATGATCCTCAGATTCATGAACTATGGTATATGCaggttcttcttgttctaGCCATTGGACAAATCTTCCGGGCTGGTAATGgtgaggagggagaagattTACCAGGAACTGCGTTCTTTGAATTTGCAGAGACGCATCTACCTACAGCAAGCGCCCAGTATAGGCTTGGGAGGCTGGCAGTTGAGGTCAATGCCCTCATGGCCATGTACCTTCAGATGGCCCACCGCAAGGAGGAGGCCTATCTTTAT ATAAACACTGCTCTCCGACTGGCCATTTTACACGGGTATCATCAGAAGGATTCTGAACGGAACCTTCTTAGGTCAGAAAAGGCACAGATCAACCGACTTTGGTGGACTATATACATGCAAGAGAG ACGCCTAGCCGCAGCAAATGGAAAGCCATCAGGGATCATTGACAGCGCCATAAGCATACCCCTACCTTCTGAAGCCCCGGGATTTCCAACTGGCGCTGCCATTCGCACAAACATTAAGATTGCTCAGGTGACTGGGCAGGTGATAACAA TCTTGTATGGCACCAAGTTCAAGAAGGAGCAAGATTTTGTCTCCCACGCTCAGCAGATTATCAAGAGCTTGGCCGATATTGCAAAAGAGATCCCATCAGAACAATCCCTGAGTCTTTGCGGGAACTCGGAACTCGCACTCAGGACGTCTGCATCTTTGCATCTCATGCTCTATCAG GCCACGCTGTTAACTATTCGCCCTCTCATGCTTCACGCCGCACAACTCATCTTGAGCGGCCAACCCTGCGACGAGCTCGAGGGTGGCTCACTCGACACGCTTTCCAAGACCTGCTCAGAGGCTGCGAGGCGACTTCTCGAGGTTGTAATTGCTCTAAAGAGAAAGGGAATACTTC CAATATTCGGCTTCTTTGACTGCGACGCCGTCTTCTCAGCAGCTTTCATCATGCTTCTCACCATGATCTTTGATTCAGCTTGTGAGCCAAGCCAGAGACTCAATCCTACACCAGGCCTCAAAGATGCAATGGATATGTTGCATTACATGGCTGAACATGGCAATACCTTTGCAAGGCAGAGGTTCCAAGAAGTCCAGAGCGTGCGAGATCATCTTTCAGCTACTCTGAACTCTCGCGAGGCCAACACACCCACATCGACTAATCAGACAACTGCTATATCGAATCCAGAGCACCAAGGATCTGACACAAGCGTCGTTCACAGTGCCCACCCTCCACATGAATATCCTCATTGGTATCCTCCCGTATGGGACATGTCAGATCAATGGCTTCACCCTGTCGATTTAAATGGCGAGCTTGAGGATTTGCCTCTGGGAGACTCATTTGATCAATATCAGTCACTGCTTAATGATCCAGACTGGAGTTTGACAGGGCAAGACGTGGGAGATTTTGCAGAACTACGAAGATATATACAAAGATTAAATTCATAG
- a CDS encoding Nudix hydrolase domain-containing protein gives MSHKTQEPVITKTSDLPVDEARWITLKKIEYVDQVGKARTWEVATRKTRGKAGVDAVAMGNILLHPSKPASTMLVIQYRPPLDAYTIEWPAGLIDAEETPEQAAVREFKEETGYNCKVLSVSPVQSADPGMSNANMQLVMVEVQLNEDEEEPEQRLEDGEHIQRVVVPLSELYDRLVQYSKQERTVVAAKLFHFAAGMHFAQTQKYF, from the coding sequence ATGTCTCACAAAACCCAAGAGCCCGTCATCACCAAAACCTCGGACCTCCCAGTCGATGAGGCCAGGTGGATAACCCTCAAGAAGATCGAATATGTCGACCAAGTCGGCAAAGCCCGAACCTGGGAGGTAGCCACGAGAAAGACCAGAGGCAAAGCTGGCGTGGACGCTGTCGCAATGGGGAACATTCTCCTGCATCCCTCCAAGCCCGCCTCCACCATGCTCGTCATCCAGTACCGCCCTCCTCTGGATGCATACACCATTGAATGGCCAGCCGGTCTCATAGACGCCGAGGAGACACCCGAGCAAGCCGCGGTGCGTGAGTTCAAGGAAGAGACGGGCTACAACTGCAAGGTTCTCAGTGTCAGCCCTGTTCAATCTGCGGATCCCGGAATGTCCAACGCCAACATGCAGCTCGTCATGGTCGAAGTTCAACTcaacgaggatgaagaggagccAGAGCAGCGATTAGAAGATGGAGAGCATATCCAGCGAGTAGTTGTGCCTCTTTCTGAGCTGTACGATCGCCTGGTCCAGTACTCGAAACAGGAGCGGACTGTGGTTGCTGCAAAGCTGTTTCACTTTGCTGCCGGCATGCACTTTGCCCAGACGCAAAAGTACTTCTAA
- a CDS encoding Zn(2)-C6 fungal-type domain-containing protein has translation MRGLDCHYAQSRASNSESRDTSLFDGNDTTHSLPEVPLESLHLAARTDTPSSTVHSIESIAGNTPGSSAANALSLNAVETNPPRQPDLDFSRLELVCPINSDDIKNRWLNTYVPFPGQTLKDYSPSVMGFVYRILKSYASVVVRGRGIPPFIHFSHITPAAVTRPLSTCLSLVRICENSLPGSEGTATDILQREMTNLYEQHGTYDGINLLAAFQAYLIYALVLYFHLTPSQGPAPFLRQAIINLQEIACTSSQRGLVCVAEQDGIRPRWEAWVVAEAKRRTLYTMYFLDNVLSAQDGLPTYLGSELRGLPAPSSKVLWQSHRHGWEAAYNTHLAEWAEGNFRIDELWPLSENSESLAERRARVDRWLEGVDEFGTMLYAVTSCTHGT, from the coding sequence ATGCGAGGTCTGGATTGCCACTATGCTCAATCAAGGGCATCCAACTCAGAAAGCCGAGACACGAGTCTTTTCGATGGGAATGATACCACCCATTCACTTCCGGAGGTTCCCTTGGAGAGTCTACACCTAGCTGCTAGGACAGACACCCCAAGTTCAACTGTCCATTCAATAGAATCCATCGCTGGCAACACCCCTGGCAGTTCAGCTGCAAACGCCCTGTCACTCAACGCTGTCGAAACAAATCCTCCTAGACAACCAGATCTCGACTTCTCAAGACTGGAGCTTGTGTGCCCCATCAACAGTGACGACATCAAGAACCGCTGGCTCAACACCTATGTGCCGTTCCCCGGGCAGACATTGAAAGACTATTCTCCCAGTGTAATGGGCTTTGTCTACAGAATCCTCAAATCATACGCATCCGTTGTGGTGCGAGGCCGTGGGATTCCTCCCTTCATCCACTTCTCACATATCACGCCAGCAGCAGTTACTCGTCCTCTTTCAACTTGCCTCAGCCTGGTGAGGATTTGCGAAAACTCTCTTCCTGGCAGCGAGGGGACTGCCACCGATATCCTGCAGCGGGAAATGACCAACCTCTACGAGCAACACGGAACATATGACGGCATTAATCTCCTCGCCGCATTTCAAGCATACTTGATCTATGCACTGGTTCTGTACTTTCATCTCACCCCCAGTCAAGGGCCTGCTCCCTTTCTACGGCAAGCCATCATTAACCTCCAAGAAATCGCATGCACAAGCTCCCAACGAGGCCTTGTCTGTGTAGCAGAGCAAGACGGTATCCGACCGAGGTGGGAAGCCTGGGTAGTTGCAGAGGCGAAGCGGAGAACGCTGTACACAATGTACTTTCTGGACAACGTTCTCTCAGCTCAGGATGGGCTTCCAACGTATCTGGGCAGCGAACTACGAGGATTGCCAGCACCCTCAAGCAAGGTTTTATGGCAATCACACAGGCATGGCTGGGAAGCGGCATATAATACCCATCTAGCTGAATGGGCAGAAGGGAACTTCCGGATCGATGAATTGTGGCCTCTTTCGGAAAACTCAGAGAGCTTGGCCGAAAGACGAGCCAGGGTGGATCGCTGGTTAGAAGGCGTCGACGAGTTTGGGACGATGCTCTATGCAGTGACTAGTTGCACGCACGGCACTTGA